The Enterococcus rotai genome includes a window with the following:
- the topA gene encoding type I DNA topoisomerase, with protein sequence MAYKYLVIVESPAKAKTIEKYLGKNYKVVASVGHIRDLPKSKMGVDTENNYEPHYISIRGKGDVIKSLKAAAKKAEKVYLAADPDREGEAIAWHLSFLLGLDLKDKNRVVFNEITKEAVKAAFKEPRTINLDLVDAQQARRILDRLVGYSLSPILWRKVKKGLSAGRVQSVALKIIIDRENDIRKFIPEEYWSIDGNFQKAKKKFKANFWGLDGKKKKLPNAEAVKEVTTRIKGKEYDVTKVEKKERKRNPALPFTTSSLQQEAARKLNFRTRKTMMVAQQLYEGIALGKQGTVGLITYMRTDSTRIADSAKAEVAEYIEKTYGSEFSAHGGRKVKNAQGAQDAHEAIRPSSVMRAPNEIKQYLDKDQLKLYTLIWSRLVASQMTPAVLDTMKVTLEQNGVIFIANGAKVKFKGFMQVYVEGRDDGKEDKENILPDLVEGDKVNALDIEPKQHFTQPPARFSEATLIRALEENGVGRPSTYAPTLETIQRRYYVKLTNKRFEPTELGEIVNSLIVEFFPQIVDVHFTASMEGDLDKIGVGTEKWVEVVDRFYRPFEKELTNAEEKIEKIQIKDEPAGFDCDLCGHPMVIKLGRYGKFYACSNFPECRNTKAIVKEIGVTCPVCNEGQVIERKSKKNRLFYGCSRYPECDFTSWDKPIGRPCPKCGQYLVEKKVKGGKQVVCINGDYEENVQK encoded by the coding sequence ATGGCGTATAAATATCTAGTTATTGTAGAATCACCAGCTAAAGCCAAAACGATTGAAAAATATTTAGGAAAAAACTATAAGGTTGTTGCCAGTGTTGGGCATATACGAGATTTACCTAAAAGTAAAATGGGTGTTGATACTGAAAATAATTACGAACCTCACTACATATCGATCCGTGGTAAGGGCGATGTAATCAAAAGTTTGAAAGCCGCTGCCAAAAAAGCCGAAAAAGTTTACCTCGCAGCCGATCCGGATCGGGAAGGGGAGGCTATTGCCTGGCATTTGTCTTTCCTTCTTGGCTTGGATTTAAAAGATAAAAATCGAGTTGTTTTTAATGAAATCACTAAAGAAGCAGTTAAAGCTGCCTTTAAAGAACCGCGTACCATCAACTTAGATTTAGTAGATGCACAGCAAGCACGTCGTATTTTAGACCGCTTGGTTGGTTATTCACTGAGTCCGATACTATGGCGAAAAGTTAAAAAAGGATTAAGTGCAGGTCGAGTTCAATCTGTCGCACTTAAAATTATCATTGATCGTGAAAATGATATTCGGAAATTTATACCTGAAGAATACTGGAGTATCGATGGTAATTTCCAAAAAGCAAAGAAAAAATTCAAAGCCAACTTCTGGGGACTTGATGGGAAAAAGAAAAAATTACCCAATGCTGAAGCCGTAAAAGAAGTGACTACTCGTATCAAAGGAAAAGAATACGATGTCACAAAAGTTGAGAAAAAAGAACGCAAACGCAATCCAGCATTGCCATTTACAACGAGTAGCTTGCAACAAGAGGCCGCTAGAAAGCTAAACTTTAGAACAAGAAAAACGATGATGGTCGCCCAACAGCTTTATGAAGGGATTGCTCTAGGAAAACAAGGTACAGTAGGTTTGATCACCTATATGCGTACAGATTCTACTAGAATTGCTGATTCCGCCAAAGCTGAAGTGGCTGAATATATTGAAAAGACCTATGGCAGTGAGTTCTCAGCACATGGCGGACGAAAAGTTAAAAATGCTCAAGGTGCTCAAGATGCCCATGAAGCAATCCGACCTTCCAGTGTAATGCGTGCGCCAAATGAAATCAAACAATACTTGGATAAAGATCAACTAAAACTTTATACCTTGATTTGGTCACGTTTAGTTGCTAGTCAAATGACACCGGCTGTATTAGACACAATGAAAGTAACCCTAGAGCAAAATGGTGTAATTTTCATTGCCAATGGTGCCAAGGTAAAATTCAAAGGATTTATGCAGGTTTATGTTGAAGGCCGTGACGATGGGAAAGAAGATAAAGAAAATATTTTGCCTGACTTAGTCGAAGGTGATAAAGTCAATGCCTTAGATATCGAGCCAAAACAACATTTTACACAACCACCAGCAAGATTTAGTGAGGCAACTCTAATTCGAGCGTTAGAAGAAAATGGCGTAGGTCGTCCGTCAACTTATGCACCAACTCTAGAAACAATTCAAAGACGATATTACGTTAAACTAACAAATAAACGCTTTGAACCAACCGAACTGGGTGAAATCGTCAATTCACTGATCGTTGAGTTTTTCCCACAAATCGTCGATGTCCATTTTACCGCATCAATGGAGGGTGACTTGGATAAAATCGGAGTGGGAACCGAAAAATGGGTAGAAGTCGTAGATCGTTTCTACCGCCCATTTGAAAAAGAACTGACGAATGCAGAAGAAAAAATCGAAAAAATCCAAATCAAAGATGAACCCGCAGGATTTGATTGTGATCTTTGTGGACATCCAATGGTGATCAAACTAGGACGTTACGGCAAGTTTTATGCATGCAGTAATTTCCCAGAATGTCGAAACACTAAAGCGATCGTCAAAGAAATTGGCGTTACTTGTCCGGTTTGTAATGAAGGACAAGTGATTGAACGTAAATCTAAAAAGAATCGTTTATTCTACGGTTGTAGTCGCTATCCAGAATGTGATTTCACTTCTTGGGACAAGCCAATCGGACGTCCATGTCCGAAATGTGGGCAATACCTTGTTGAGAAAAAGGTCAAGGGTGGAAAACAAGTCGTTTGTATCAATGGCGACTATGAAGAAAATGTTCAAAAATAA
- the dprA gene encoding DNA-processing protein DprA — MEAKQRELLFKLAVCNGIGNLGMLKVLDFSMKYNNSTDFSKEEIIQIAGITTYQKLFTESWDHWSNNPEKLQEYYDAHSFITILDPIYPEYLKQIYNCPVLLFYKGNIELLQKKCISFIGARAASVYGINVVRQLIPEMIRHNLTIVSGLAKGIDSVSHQVTMQQGGHTIGVIGTGLDICYPKETAHIQRKMMDEQLVISEYPNGTGPRKYHFPMRNRIIAGMSLGTCVIEARKKSGTLITAQAALEYGREVFAVPGNLFDAHSDGCHGLIQDGAKCTICPQDILEEIQLFSI, encoded by the coding sequence ATGGAAGCAAAACAACGAGAACTTTTATTTAAATTAGCAGTTTGTAATGGGATTGGTAACTTGGGTATGCTAAAAGTCTTAGATTTTTCAATGAAATATAATAATAGTACGGACTTCTCAAAAGAAGAAATTATTCAGATTGCAGGGATCACAACCTACCAAAAACTATTTACTGAATCTTGGGATCATTGGTCAAATAATCCAGAAAAACTACAGGAGTACTATGATGCCCATTCGTTTATCACAATTTTGGATCCAATCTATCCTGAGTATCTAAAACAAATTTATAACTGTCCCGTATTATTATTTTACAAAGGTAACATAGAATTATTGCAAAAAAAATGTATCTCCTTTATCGGTGCTAGAGCAGCTTCTGTTTACGGAATAAATGTCGTACGTCAGTTGATCCCAGAAATGATCCGTCATAATTTGACGATTGTTAGTGGGTTAGCCAAAGGAATCGATAGTGTTAGTCATCAAGTGACCATGCAACAGGGTGGACACACGATTGGCGTTATTGGAACGGGTCTAGATATTTGTTACCCAAAAGAAACGGCCCATATACAGCGAAAAATGATGGACGAACAGTTAGTTATCAGTGAATATCCAAATGGTACAGGACCGAGAAAATATCATTTTCCAATGAGAAACCGAATTATTGCAGGAATGAGTTTAGGAACCTGTGTGATCGAAGCGCGAAAAAAAAGCGGTACGTTGATCACTGCTCAAGCAGCTTTAGAATATGGCCGTGAAGTGTTTGCAGTCCCTGGTAATCTTTTTGATGCCCACTCTGACGGTTGTCATGGCTTGATTCAAGATGGCGCAAAATGTACAATTTGTCCACAAGATATCCTAGAAGAAATTCAACTTTTTTCGATTTAA
- a CDS encoding ribonuclease HII, whose product MKTESIQQIKAALTTVDTRDDERIKLWQADERNGVQQALAQWDRKIQRHEKAVALLEEMQQFENQARTQGHRLIVGIDEVGRGPLAGPVVAAAVILPEKFQLLGVNDSKKLSAKKRDELYDEIQNQAISIGIGMVDHNKIDEINIYQASKLAMGIALEDLCFIPDYLLIDAMKLDVNIPQESLIKGDARSVSIAAASIVAKVIRDRLMEDYAKMYPGYGFENNAGYGTKEHLIGLETQGICTIHRKTFAPIKDMC is encoded by the coding sequence ATGAAAACTGAGTCAATCCAGCAAATTAAAGCAGCATTAACAACTGTTGATACAAGAGATGATGAACGAATCAAGTTATGGCAAGCAGATGAACGTAATGGCGTTCAACAAGCTTTAGCGCAGTGGGATAGGAAGATCCAGCGTCATGAAAAAGCCGTGGCCTTACTTGAAGAAATGCAGCAATTTGAAAATCAGGCACGTACTCAAGGTCATCGTTTGATCGTGGGGATCGACGAGGTAGGAAGAGGACCGCTAGCTGGTCCAGTTGTTGCCGCAGCAGTTATCCTTCCTGAAAAGTTCCAGCTTTTAGGTGTCAATGATTCTAAAAAATTGTCTGCCAAAAAAAGGGATGAACTTTATGACGAAATCCAAAATCAAGCCATATCAATAGGAATTGGGATGGTTGATCATAATAAAATCGATGAAATCAATATTTATCAAGCATCCAAATTAGCTATGGGGATCGCACTCGAAGATCTCTGCTTCATCCCAGATTATTTATTGATCGATGCAATGAAGCTAGATGTTAACATTCCACAAGAAAGCCTCATTAAAGGAGACGCTCGCTCCGTATCGATTGCAGCAGCTAGTATTGTTGCTAAAGTGATTCGAGATCGTCTAATGGAAGATTACGCTAAAATGTACCCTGGATATGGGTTTGAAAACAACGCAGGATACGGAACCAAGGAGCATTTAATCGGCCTGGAAACACAAGGGATTTGTACGATCCACAGAAAAACATTTGCTCCAATCAAAGACATGTGTTAA
- the ylqF gene encoding ribosome biogenesis GTPase YlqF, with amino-acid sequence MTIQWFPGHMAKARREVSEKIKYVDIVFELIDARLPLSSRNPMMDQIVQQKPRLILLNKGDLADKEQNQKWQHYFQEKGYHTLVINAQQNKGVNKIVPEAKKALKEKIDRERAKGVKPRAIRAMCIGIPNVGKSTLMNRLVGKKIAQTGNKPGVTKGQQWLRSGTDLELLDTPGILWPKFEDQEIGKKLALTGAIKDQLLHLDDLAIYGLTFFSRFYPERLVERYKLTQEETVLPGAKLLMLISQKRGFKDDYDRASEMIIQEIRSSKLGPYTLDRWEELGVTKDEN; translated from the coding sequence ATGACAATACAATGGTTTCCAGGACATATGGCAAAAGCCAGAAGAGAAGTATCCGAAAAAATTAAGTACGTTGATATCGTTTTTGAATTGATTGATGCACGCCTACCTCTTTCATCAAGAAATCCAATGATGGATCAAATTGTTCAACAAAAGCCGCGGTTGATTTTACTAAACAAAGGTGATTTAGCTGATAAAGAACAAAATCAAAAATGGCAACATTATTTTCAAGAAAAAGGCTACCATACGCTAGTAATCAATGCTCAGCAAAATAAAGGTGTTAATAAAATCGTCCCTGAAGCAAAGAAAGCCCTAAAAGAAAAAATCGATCGTGAACGGGCAAAAGGGGTGAAACCTCGTGCGATCCGTGCGATGTGTATCGGTATTCCCAATGTAGGGAAATCGACTTTAATGAATCGTTTAGTTGGAAAGAAAATTGCACAAACCGGGAACAAACCCGGAGTAACGAAGGGGCAACAATGGCTTCGTTCAGGCACAGACTTAGAGTTACTTGATACGCCAGGGATTTTGTGGCCTAAGTTTGAAGATCAAGAAATTGGTAAAAAATTAGCATTGACTGGAGCAATTAAAGATCAATTGCTTCATTTAGATGATCTGGCTATTTATGGGTTAACCTTTTTTTCACGATTTTACCCAGAGCGTTTGGTTGAACGCTATAAATTAACACAAGAGGAAACTGTTTTACCGGGTGCTAAACTTTTGATGTTGATCAGTCAAAAACGTGGATTTAAGGACGATTATGATCGAGCAAGTGAAATGATCATTCAAGAAATCCGCAGTAGCAAATTAGGACCTTATACTTTAGATCGTTGGGAAGAATTAGGAGTTACAAAAGATGAAAACTGA